GCTGGGATACGACAACCGGCAAGTGGAACTTTTCGACGAACGGCGCGTACTGGGCAGGCGTCGCGCAAATTCCGTCGGTCGGTTTCGGTCCCGGCGAAGAAAGTGGCGTGCATATCGTGGACGAACATATTCGCGTGGACGATGTGGTGCGCGCGACGGAGTGGTACGCGTTATTGCCACAAATGATTGGACGCAGATGAACGCGGATTTTTTCTTATCCGCGAAAATCCGCGTTCATCCGCGTCCCAAATATTTATCGTCATCATACACTTGTCTCGAAACTGACACGCGATTGACACACAATCGCGTTATCATTTGAGCGATGAGCAGAATTCTTGTGGTGGACGACGAGCCATCCATCGTGGATGTGCTGATGTACAATCTGATCAAAGCCGGTCATCAACCCATTGTGGCTCGCGACGGCGAGCAGGCGTTGAAACTCGCGCGCGCCGAACATCCCGACCTGGTGATTCTCGATCTGATGCTACCTGGGATGGATGGACTGGAAGTATGCCGCGCGCTCCGCAAAGAGGGCGATCTGCCGATCATCATGCTCACCGCCAAGGACGAAGAGATTGATCGCGTCGTCGGCTTGGAGATCGGCGCGGACGATTACGTCGTCAAGCCGTTCAGCGTGCGCGAGTTGATGGCGCGCGTCAAAACGATCTTGCGCCGCGCGCAACCCAAATCCGCCGAAACCGCGCTCGTGTTGCAAGCCGGCGATTTGCGATTGGATGTGGCGCGTCACCAGGTTGCTTGGCGCGGTGCGCCGTTCGACGTGACCGCGATTCAATTCGAGGTACTGCGCGTACTGATGGCAAACCCAGGTCGTGTGTTCTCACGCGAAGAATTGCTCAACCAGGTCTGGGGCTATGATTATTACGGCGACACGCGCACGGTGGACTCGGCGATCAAACGCTTGCGCGCGCGCCTGCGCGAGGTCGCGGCGGAATGCGAATTGATCGTCACGGTCCGCGACGCCGGCTACAAATTGAGCGACGATGTTTAATCGTTTGACCACGCGGCTTGTCCTAAGTCATTTGTTGGTGATTGCGATTGCAATGACCTTGCTTAGTTTCGTTTTGTTCTCGCTCGTGCAAGGTTATTTCGTCCAGGCATTGCAACAGAGTCTCACCAACCAGGCGCGTTTGACCGCGCAAGCGCTGCTATCCACGAGTGCGGCGAATGTTTCCCCCGTAATCCAGTCCCCGGCGCAGAACGCGCTCCAGCAACAAACGAGCCAGGTCAATGTCCAAGTCCAGAACACCGCGCCGAATTCATTGGACAACGTCGCAATTCGTTTGAGCGCCGAGTTGGACACGCGCGTGCGCGTGGTGGATGCGCGCGGGGTCGTCCAAGCCGATAGCGCCAACGTCGAGCGCGGACGCGATCTCAGCAACGACGTGCTGGTTGCCGCCGCGCTGAACGGACAAGAACAGTCGCGCGTGCAAGACGATTGGATTTTTGTCGCGGTACCGCTGCGCCGCGATGGACGCAGCATCGGCGCGGTGTACCTGGGACAGCCGATGCGCGATGTGGCATCGGTGCTCGCGGATTTGCGCGCGCGGTTGTTCATCTCCGCGATGGTGTCGCTCGTGCTGTCCGCGTTGGTCGGCGCGATTTTGGCGCGCGCGATTGCGCAACCAGTGCGCCAACTCACGCGCGCGGCGCATCAACTCGCGCCAGGTAATTTCGATTACCCGCTCGACGCGCGCGCGTCCGATGAATTGGGTGAACTCGCGCGCGAGTTTCGCTCGATGAGCGGCGATCTTGCGCGCACGCTCCAAGCGCGCACCGATCTGGTCGGCAACGTCAGCCACGAACTTCGCACGCCGCTCACCGCGATCAAGGGCTTGGTCGAGACTCTACGCGATGGTGCGGTGGACGATCTTGCCGCGCGCGACAAGTTTCTCGCGTCCATCGAAGGCGAAACAGATCGTTTGATTCGACTCGTCAACGATTTGCTTATCCTCTCGCGTGCCGATTCGCAAGCCCTGACCTTGCGCCGCGAATCGTTCGATCTCACCGCTTTGGCGCGCGATTGCGCGGACGAATTCGCCGCGCCGCGCGTCGCGATTGTCGTGGAAGGTTCGCCGACCCAGGTTCACGCCGACCCGGATCGCATTCGCCAGGTGCTCGTCAATCTGCTCGACAATGCGATTCGCTATTCGCCGCCGGACGAAACGGTGCGCGTGAATGTCGCATCGGCATCGGGCAACGTCACCGTATCGGTGCACGATCGCGGACCGGGTATTTCCATCGCCGAGCAAGCGCGCGTGTTCGAGCGATTTTATCGCGCCGATAAATCGCGCGCGCGCGATCCCCAGGATTCGGCGGGCGCGGGGTTGGGGCTTGCCATCGCGCAAACGCTCATTGTCGCGCACGGCGGTCGCATCGCACTCGAAAGCCGCGAAGGACAAGGCACGACTGTACGTTTCTCCTTGCCTGCCGCGTAATCGTCCTCAAACTTTTCCTCCTTTGCCACACGATTGACACATTCCTCTGTTAGTCTTGTAGTCGGATAGTCCAATCGTGGCTATGCGATTAACAGATTAACGGAGGAAAAAATGCGAAAAAGTGTTTTGCTTGTGGCGATTCTGTTCACTGGTATTCTCGCGTTGCTAGGCACGCCGTCTCTCCGCGCGGAAAATCGCGCCGCGCCTGCTCTAGCCGCGCGTCCGATCACGACAACGGGTGACGCGGAAATCAAAGTTGCCCCCGATGAAGTAATTTTGATCCTGGGTGTGGAGACCTGGGACAAGAACATCCAGATCGCGAAAAAACAGAATGACGACCGCGTCAAGAGAATTACCGCGCTGACCAAGGATTTTGGAATTGACCCCAAGCATGTCCAAACGGATCAGATCAACGTCGAGCCGCGCTATCGCAACGGCTATTACACCGACGCGGATTTCATCGGCTACTTTATCCGCAAGACGGTCGTCATCACGTTGAAAGACGTTTCCAAATTCGAGGATGTGTTCACGGGCGCGTTGGGCGCGGGTGCAACGCACGTGCAAGGCGTCCAGTTTCGCACGACCGAACTCCGCAAGTATCGCGATCAGGCGCGCGCGCTGGCGATTCAAGCGGCGCGGGAAAAAGCGCGCGCGTTGGCGAGCGAACTAGGACGCAAAATCGGGGAACCGCAATCTATTCAAGAGAACCAATCGAGTTGGTGGTCGTCGTACAGCGCGCGGTGGGGTGGGGCGATGTCGCAGAACGTCGTTCAGAATGTTGGCGGCGGCGGCGCCTTCAGCGAAGAAGGCACCTTCGCGCCTGGACAAATCTCGATCAGTGCGCGCGTGACCGTGACGTTTGACCTCGAATAAGTGGGAGGGCGAAATGAAGAAAACTTTGCTTGGCATCGTTGTGTTTCTTCTGACTTGTTTCGGTTGCGCCTCTATGCCGATAGCCCCAACTATCGCGCCCACCGCGACGCCAACAATCAAACCGGACCTCAACTTGATCGCGCGCGACTATCCCAGGGTGGACGGCTCGACTTCGACCAAGCCGTTGCATATCGTGATCGCATGCAAGGCGTTCGGTCTGCGCTGTGTCTGGCAAGAACCGATTTTTTCGGAGCGCACCATCGCGCCTGATTTGAAAGAAAGCTTGCGCGCCGAGGCAAACAAACTATTCGAGGCGACCCAGCATACCGGAACGAACCCGGCGTACATGAATCTCATCAACGGCAAAACCGATCTGATCCTGGTCGCGCGCGCGCCATCGGAAGATGAGTTGAACGCGGCAAAACAAAACCGCGTCGAGTTGGACGCGCGCCCGTTCGCACTCGATGCGTTCGTGTTCCTGGTCAACGTGAAAAATCCGGTGGACAATCTCACCATCACGAACGTGCGTGATGTTTACACGGGCAAGATCACGGACTGGGCGACTCTGGGCGGTAAGGGAACGATCAAAGCGTACCAGCGCGACCGCAACTCGGGTAGCCAGGAATTGATGGATGCTTTGGTGATGCGAGGCACGCCGATGATTCAAGCACCTGATATGATCATCGAAACGATGATGGGCGCGGTCAATGCCATCGGCAGAGATCCACAGGGTGTCGGCTACTCGGTTTACTATTACGCGACATTCATGCTCCCGGACAAGAATGTGAAACTCGTCGGCGTGAACGGAATCAAGCCGACCTCGGAGAACATTGCGACGCGCGCGTATCCGTTGACCGCGCCGGTGTATGTGGTCACACGGAAAAACTTGCCGGGAAACAGTTCCGCCGCGCAGTTGCGCGATTGGCTCTTGACTGCCGAAGGCAAAGCGGCAATCGCGGAGAGCGGGTACGTGCCGTTCGAGTCCCCGTAAGTCGGCGACTCGATCGGATTGTTCAAGCAAAACGAGCGTGCAACTGCGCGCTCGTTTTTGCATTGTTCTGAATTGTGCTAGAATGAGCCAGTAATTCAAGATGC
This genomic window from Chloroflexota bacterium contains:
- a CDS encoding response regulator transcription factor, yielding MSRILVVDDEPSIVDVLMYNLIKAGHQPIVARDGEQALKLARAEHPDLVILDLMLPGMDGLEVCRALRKEGDLPIIMLTAKDEEIDRVVGLEIGADDYVVKPFSVRELMARVKTILRRAQPKSAETALVLQAGDLRLDVARHQVAWRGAPFDVTAIQFEVLRVLMANPGRVFSREELLNQVWGYDYYGDTRTVDSAIKRLRARLREVAAECELIVTVRDAGYKLSDDV
- a CDS encoding HAMP domain-containing protein, encoding MFNRLTTRLVLSHLLVIAIAMTLLSFVLFSLVQGYFVQALQQSLTNQARLTAQALLSTSAANVSPVIQSPAQNALQQQTSQVNVQVQNTAPNSLDNVAIRLSAELDTRVRVVDARGVVQADSANVERGRDLSNDVLVAAALNGQEQSRVQDDWIFVAVPLRRDGRSIGAVYLGQPMRDVASVLADLRARLFISAMVSLVLSALVGAILARAIAQPVRQLTRAAHQLAPGNFDYPLDARASDELGELAREFRSMSGDLARTLQARTDLVGNVSHELRTPLTAIKGLVETLRDGAVDDLAARDKFLASIEGETDRLIRLVNDLLILSRADSQALTLRRESFDLTALARDCADEFAAPRVAIVVEGSPTQVHADPDRIRQVLVNLLDNAIRYSPPDETVRVNVASASGNVTVSVHDRGPGISIAEQARVFERFYRADKSRARDPQDSAGAGLGLAIAQTLIVAHGGRIALESREGQGTTVRFSLPAA
- a CDS encoding SIMPL domain-containing protein (The SIMPL domain is named for its presence in mouse protein SIMPL (signalling molecule that associates with mouse pelle-like kinase). Bacterial member BP26, from Brucella, was shown to assemble into a channel-like structure, while YggE from E. coli has been associated with resistance to oxidative stress.) is translated as MRKSVLLVAILFTGILALLGTPSLRAENRAAPALAARPITTTGDAEIKVAPDEVILILGVETWDKNIQIAKKQNDDRVKRITALTKDFGIDPKHVQTDQINVEPRYRNGYYTDADFIGYFIRKTVVITLKDVSKFEDVFTGALGAGATHVQGVQFRTTELRKYRDQARALAIQAAREKARALASELGRKIGEPQSIQENQSSWWSSYSARWGGAMSQNVVQNVGGGGAFSEEGTFAPGQISISARVTVTFDLE
- a CDS encoding substrate-binding domain-containing protein, giving the protein MKKTLLGIVVFLLTCFGCASMPIAPTIAPTATPTIKPDLNLIARDYPRVDGSTSTKPLHIVIACKAFGLRCVWQEPIFSERTIAPDLKESLRAEANKLFEATQHTGTNPAYMNLINGKTDLILVARAPSEDELNAAKQNRVELDARPFALDAFVFLVNVKNPVDNLTITNVRDVYTGKITDWATLGGKGTIKAYQRDRNSGSQELMDALVMRGTPMIQAPDMIIETMMGAVNAIGRDPQGVGYSVYYYATFMLPDKNVKLVGVNGIKPTSENIATRAYPLTAPVYVVTRKNLPGNSSAAQLRDWLLTAEGKAAIAESGYVPFESP